A single genomic interval of Mauremys reevesii isolate NIE-2019 linkage group 24, ASM1616193v1, whole genome shotgun sequence harbors:
- the LOC120390141 gene encoding interferon-inducible GTPase 5-like, which translates to MSIDPAVVENKSPTMSEEEFKAAVQIGNLRKAALIAQQMMKSPGLFDIAVVGESGSGKSSFVNAFLGLADDDIGAAEVGMVETTEWSTMYSHPEYPNVFLWDLPGIGTPHFQSVEHRMTDTYLSGYDFFLIVTATRFREIHANLAWKIQENAKKFYFVRSKVDQDLGAEKRKPNYSEARTLRQIREDCQAHLQRAGVNDPQVFLLSSWESDKHDFPLLKESLDQELRHAMLHKLLDTSCWTLQEKKTDMQKTTRELADFSGSPGAIPLPGLSLVADMAALVDCMRDYCKDFGLNSDSLSALAEQVGKREEDLKAVIRSPLATEITIDLVLKLLEKCVGEGVTFLTYFAWSVPVVGALFSAQVSFGTTVFMLDNFISDLAEDTRRVLAKALEGEEKKSRQHHQELNLPVMHEKNPTNPISAGGKCDTGRPGASSCQDSTPQP; encoded by the coding sequence ATGTCCATTGACCCAGCAGTGGTTGAGAATAAATCTCCCACTATGAGCGAAGAAGAATTCAAAGCCGCTGTCCAAATCGGAAACCTTAGAAAAGCCGCTTTGATAGCGCAGCAGATGATGAAGTCACCCGGATTATTCGACATTGCCGTTGTCGGGGAGTCGGGCTCTGGAAAGTCATCATTTGTCAATGCCTTCCTGGGCTTAGCTGATGATGATATAGGAGCCGCCGAGGTCGGGATGGTGGAAACAACTGAGTGGTCAACCATGTATTCACATCCTGAATACCCTAATGTTTTCTTATGGGATCTTCCAGGAATCGGAACGCCACATTTTCAGTCAGTTGAACACAGGATGACAGATACATACTTGTCAGGATATGATTTTTTCCTTATTGTCACCGCTACACGCTTCAGAGAGATCCACGCCAACCTTGCATGGAAGATCCAGGAGAACGCAAAGAAGTTTTATTTTGTGCGCTCCAAGGTGGACCAAGACTTGGGGGCTGAAAAGAGAAAACCAAACTATAGTGAGGCGAGAACCCTGCGGCAGATCAGGGAGGACTGCCAAGCCCACCTGCAGAGAGCAGGGGTGAACGACCCTCAGGTTTTTCTCCTCTCCAGCTGGGAATCCGACAAGCACGATTTCCCCCTCCTGAAGGAAAGTCTGGATCAAGAACTCCGCCATGCTATGTTGCATAAGCTGCTCGACACCTCATGCTGGACCCTGCAAGAGAAAAAAACAGACATGCAGAAGACCACACGGGAACTAGCTGACTTCTCGGGCAGTCCTGGTGCCATTCCTCTTCCGGGTCTTTCTCTTGTTGCTGACATGGCTGCCTTGGTGGATTGTATGAGAGATTACTGCAAGGATTTTGGCCTGAATTCTGACTCCCTCTCTGCACTCGCTGAGCAGGTTGGGAAGCGGGAGGAAGATCTGAAGGCCGTGATAAGGTCTCCACTGGCCACAGAAATAACAATTGACCTTGTACTGAAGCTGCTGGAAAAGTGTGTAGGTGAGGGAGTGACGTTTCTGACTTACTTTGCCTGGAGTGTGCCAGTGGTCGGGGCATTGTTTTCTGCACAAGTTTCTTTTGGCACAACGGTGTTTATGCTGGATAACTTTATAAGCGACCTTGCTGAAGATACCCGAAGAGTCCTGGCAAAGGCTttggagggagaagagaaaaagTCAAGACAACATCACCAAGAACTCAATTTGCCTGTAATGcatgaaaaaaacccaaccaatcCAATCTCAGCTGGAGGCaagtgtgacactggcagaccaggtgccagctcatgccaagactCTACGCCTCAGCCCTGA
- the LOC120390147 gene encoding phospholipase A2 inhibitor subunit gamma B-like — protein sequence MKTPLLFCLLSALLETGTCVSCEVCYSTHDSCTGDFQECNERMHSCGIMKTETIIGEIKSPAFFKACVSSSQCHLSPLSMTFGNGISVTTTIACCAGRACKTASVTVPPANTTLNGRSCPGCYSVFSHHCSEELVGCTGAQTQCIHISGTTKSGEATVHTTMKGCATESACTNIQQSKGSFTGVSVDLATAECRPASHVASMAPEPARLILPVLVTVLLANVLS from the exons ATGAAGACACCTCTCCTCTTCTGCCTTCTCTCGGCCCTGCTGGAGACAG ggacctGTGTTTCGTGCGAGGTTTGCTACAGCACACATGACAGCTGTACGGGTGATTTCCAAGAGTGCAATGAGCGAATGCACTCCTGTGGGATCATGAAAACAGAAACCATAATAG GCGAGATTAAGAGTCCTGCCTTTTTCAAGGCCTGCGTGTCCTCCAGCCAGTGCCACCTCAGTCCTCTTTCCATGACTTTTGGGAACGGGATCTCTGTGACCACGACCATCGCCTGCTGTGCGGGGCGGGCCTGTAAAACAGCCTCCGTTACCG TGCCCCCGGCGAACACCACCCTGAACGGCCGGAGCTGCCCGGGCTGCTACTCTGTGTTTTCCCATCACTGCAGTGAAGAGCTCGTCGGCTGTACAGGAGCCCAGACCCAGTGCATCCATATCAGCGGCACCACGAAAAGCG GTGAGGCAACCGTGCACACCACCATGAAAGGCTGCGCCACCGAGTCTGCCTGCACCAATATCCAACAATCCAAAGGGAGCTTCACGGGGGTCAGTGTGGATCTCGCCACGGCCGAATGCAGACCAGCCTCCCACGTGGCCAGCATGGCTCCGGAACCAGCCAGACTCATCCTCCCAGTCCTCGTTACCGTCCTGCTGGCGAATGTCCTCTCCTGA
- the LOC120390137 gene encoding uncharacterized protein LOC120390137 produces MRVSRTLIETPKISWKVAGWSSRKLDLNCAVCWFNELCGTFTFPVTSSQTYRKRDRGSETEAAETRKHQSPHVFNFPEKVPGMAALGGGSCKKVRGRVGMSPGWWLHLMALWTLYGVAGAQASITAQYGEDITLGCAFHHIPGVKLHRLNITWKMQRAEGAALLVHSYYGQRDLWQGQDKLYRGRTQLDPEGIHTGNASLRLRAVRFQDEGSYLCYVTSELGTSTQKISLAVLRESEMASPIVAQLGQDIALSCPFECGLNLQPLNVTWRKEEAEGPDLLVHSYCNGMDTLQRQDAAYKGRTQLHPERFPQGNASLTLRRVCSQDEGFYICHVQPELGRFSVRMQVTVEGFVSDWQRLVAFCVVLCLAALLLIILYIIIEHCPSLLRRFRTSQFCSQWNQQAGSDQSESNPLTASESANPNTFLPPPASSFRETDSNSQPDGEVTTRCPGGSRVMRPGSHGDTQSSSSLDCQPVQEHEQQGRAATDVVWGDFAMLSEGEIAELKAAVATNTPPGLAAALQEVSEAVKNEVLKVAVVGETGSGKSSFVNATRGLKEHDAGAAETGVLGEMMVEPKAYAHPEHPNVTLWDLPGIGTTNCPLDTFLGQRHFRQCDMFIIISCERFRNTDARLVEEIRTLGKMFYFVRSKVDLDMASARRRNGCEESALQTIREDCTSHLGGETNVFLISSWAPDKFDFPRLQRMLAEEFRRHRASALQWALSKSSLPILRQIKVPL; encoded by the exons ATGCGGGTCTCACGGACACTGATCGAAACCCCTAAAATCAGTTGGAAAGTGGCTGGTTGGAGCTCACGGAAATTAGACTTGAACTGCGCTGTGTGTTGGTTCAATGAGCTGTGTGGCACTTTCACTTTCCCTGTTACTTCATCCCAGACTTacaggaagagagacagagggagcGAGACAGAGGCGGCTGAAACACGAAAGCATCAGTCACCCCATGTCTTTAACTTCCCCGAGAAGGTCCCAGGAATGGCAGCGCTCGGGGGTGGAAG CTGCAAAAAGGTCAGAGGCAGGGTGGGAATGAGCCCTggctggtggctgcatttgatGGCTCTGTGGACTCTCTATG GAGTCGCTGGAGCACAGGCATCCATCACAGCTCAGTATGGCGAGGACATCACTCTGGGCTGCGCCTTCCACCACATACCGGGGGTAAAACTCCATCGACTGAACATCACCTGGAAGATGCAGAGAGCCGAGGGCGCAGCTCTCCTGGTTCACAGCTACTATGGGCAGAGGGACCTGTGGCAGGGACAGGACAAGCTTTACCGGGGCCGGACGCAGCTGGACCCAGAGGGGATCCACACAGGAAATGCGTCCCTGCGACTCAGGGCTGTGCGCTTCCAGGACGAGGGCTCCTACCTCTGCTACGTCACCTCTGAGCTGGGAACCTCGACCCAGAAGATTTCCCTGGCCGTGCTAA GGGAGAGTGAAATGGCGTCTCCCATCGTAGCTCAGCTGGGGCAGGACATCGCCCTGAGCTGCCCCTTTGAATGCGGATTAAACCTCCAGCCGTTGAACGTCACCTGGAGGAAGGAAGAAGCCGAGGGGCCGGATCTCCTGGTTCACAGCTATTGTAACGGGATGGACACGTTGCAGAGACAAGATGCCGCTTACAAGGGCAGAACACAGCTCCACCCGGAGAGGTTCCCTCAGGGAAATGCGTCCCTGACACTAAGGAGAGTTTGCAGCCAGGATGAGGGATTCTACATCTGCCACGTCCAGCCGGAACTGGGGCGGTTTTCGGTGCGGATGCAAGTTACAGTCGAAG GCTTTGTGAGTGACTGGCAACGGCTAGTTGCGTTCTGTGTCGTCTTGTGTTTAGccgcattattattaattatactgTATATTATCATTGAGCACTGTCCTTCCTTGCTGCGGAGATTCAGGACTTCTCAGTTTTGCTCCCAATGGAACCAGCAGGCGGGCAGTGACCAGTCTGAGTCAAACCCGTTGACAGCCAGTGAGTCAGCAAATCCAAACACATTCCTGCCACCACCGGCCAGCTCCTTCCGA GAGACAGACTCGAACTCACAGCCCGATGGAGAGGTTACCACCAGATGCCCTGGAGGCTCTCGAGTCATGAGACCAGGTTCTCATGGTGACACACAGTCTTCCAGCTCCTTGG ACTGTCAGCCAGTTCAGGAGCACGAACAACAGGGAAGAGCGGCTACAGATGTGGTTTGGGGAGACTTTGCCATGCTCTCTGAAGGAGAAATTGCAGAACTGAAAGCTGCTGTTGCCACAAATACCCCACCGGGGCTGGCTGCTGCGCTGCAAGAGGTCAGTGAGGCAGTCAAGAATGAAGTGCTCAAAGTTGCTGTCGTCGGAGAGACGGGATCTGGAAAGTCATCTTTTGTCAATGCCACCCGGGGTCTGAAAGAACATGATGCAGGTGCTGCTGAGACTGGGGTGCTGGGAGAAATGATGGTGGAGCCCAAGGCTTATGCACATCCCGAACACCCCAACGTGACGTTATGGGACCTGCCAGGGATCGGGACAACGAACTGTCCCTTAGATACTTTCCTTGGGCAGCGTCACTTCAGACAGTGTGACATGTTCATTATCATCTCCTGTGAGCGCTTCAGAAACACCGACGCCAGACTTGTGGAGGAGATTCGAACGCTGGGGAAGATGTTTTACTTTGTCCGTTCCAAAGTGGACTTGGACATGGCGTCTGCACGGAGAAGAAACGGCTGTGAGGAGAGCGCCCTGCAGACGATCAGAGAGGACTGTACATCGCACCTGGGAGGAGAAACCAACGTTTTCCTTATATCCAGCTGGGCCCCTGACAAGTTTGATTTCCCCCGCCTGCAGCGAATGTTAGCTGAGGAATTCCGCCGTCACAGGGCGAGCGCTTTGCAGTGGGCTCTCTCAAAGAGCTCCTTACCCATTTTGCGACAGATAAAAGTGCCATTGTAG